One window of the Megalops cyprinoides isolate fMegCyp1 chromosome 2, fMegCyp1.pri, whole genome shotgun sequence genome contains the following:
- the LOC118773096 gene encoding mediator of RNA polymerase II transcription subunit 26-like isoform X1 encodes MTAASATPQQMRDRLLQAIDGQSNQIHNMVAVLEVISHLEKYPITKEALEETRLGKLINDVRKKTNDEDLAKRAKKLLRNWQKLIEPGQTEGLPKGGPGTPGSANGGAHPCRTDTSPPAVSPIGKPVSELKSKNDVYNSYSAKSEKSGSRKRKGGQRDGLHSKKSIHEPIHNSSPPSTNGVGDSPEPLPSPLDTNMHPPSGRGHAEHLDNDKHSKIPVNAVKPHPSSPGLVKLPSTSSLLKTAVLQQHAKMDEGAGGGVQSQPRSPRCSSFSPKSMKQETMAKRPATYAPKGTLSSPSQSSRFLDSSTPVPSPLPSPQPLIPSVQVSHGEGPQSLEPKSSLSWHGLPEENLHLQHSTGTPEPLQDSSRTPKPASHNVCTAPLGQGFSEAAKTESDSVNPCFEGKRRKRYRPRDYTVNLVGQPTEESTKPVRLKDRRLTFDPVTGQIKPLTHKESYQGEEPLGSPPPKSQRTDLLQQNPSAPLPSPFQQTNWKELYRNEIIQSYLNIQSNVLTSSGAQTPGAHFFMTEYLKREEHYIKESRKTHVLVAESSDTDLPGVSREVTSEDLHRIHKEHWPGVNGCYDTKDNWYDWTQCISLDPHGDESKLNILPYVCLD; translated from the exons CAGATCCACAACATGGTGGCTGTACTGGAAGTGATTTCCCATCTGGAGAAATATCCTATCACCAAAGAAGCACttgag GAAACTAGGCTGGGGAAGTTGATTAATGATGTGAGGAAGAAGACGAATGATGAAGATCTTGCAAAGCGTGCCAAGAAGCTGCTGCGTAACTGGCAGAAACTGATTGAGCCCGGCCAGACCGAGGGGCTGCCGAAGGGCGGGCCTGGAACACCGGGCTCAGCCAATGGTGGTGCTCATCCCTGTCGGACAGACacttctcctccagctgtcaGTCCAATCGGAAAACCAGTCTCGGAGTTGAAAAGCAAGAACGACGTCTACAACTCCTACTCTGCCAAGTCTGAGAAGTCGGGCAGCCGAAAACGCAAGGGAGGTCAGAGAGACGGTCTGCACTCAAAAAAATCCATACATGAGCCTATACACAACTCCAGTCCTCCATCTACAAATGGTGTCGGGGACAGCCCTGAACCCCTTCCTAGCCCCCTGGATACAAACATGCACCCACCCTCAGGCAGGGGCCATGCAGAGCACCTAGACAATGACAAACACAGTAAAATCCCTGTCAATGCAGTCAAGCCTCACCCGAGCTCACCAGGACTTGTCAAACTACCTAGCACTTCCTCCTTGCTCAAAACTGCAGTGTTGCAGCAGCACGCTAAAATGGatgaaggagctggagggggagtGCAGTCCCAGCCCCGAAGCCCTCGCTGCTCGTCTTTTAGTCCAAAAAGTATGAAGCAAGAAACAATGGCCAAGCGGCCAGCCACTTATGCACCAAAAGGGACTCTGTCGAGCCCATCTCAGAGCTCCAGGTTTCTGGACAGCTCTACTCCAGTGCCCTCTCCCTTGCCTTCACCTCAGCCTTTAATACCCTCTGTCCAAGTGTCACACGGTGAGGGACCTCAGTCCCTGGAGCCCAAGTCTTCTCTGTCCTGGCATGGACTGCCAGAAGAGAACCTGCACCTTCAGCATAGCACCGGGACACCGGAGCCTCTACAGGACTCCTCACGTACCCCCAAACCTGCCTCACACAATGTGTGCACAGCGCCGCTTGGGCAGGGCTTCTCTGAGGCGGCCAAGACGGAGAGTGACAGTGTAAACCCCTGCTTcgaggggaagaggaggaagagataCAGGCCCAGAGACTACACGGTAAACCTGGTGGGACAGCCCACAGAGGAGAGCACAAAACCAGTACGGTTAAAAGACCGCCGACTGACATTCGACCCCGTGACAGGGCAGATAaaacccctcacacacaaagaatCTTACCAGGGGGAGGAGCCACTTGGGTCACCCCCACCTAAAAGCCAACGGACAGACCTGCTTCAGCAGAACCCCAGTGCACCACTCCCCAGCCCCTTCCAACAGACAAACTGGAAAGAGCTATATAGGAATGAAATCATCCAGTCATACCTTAATATTCAAAGCAATGTGCTCACATCGTCAGGGGCTCAGACACCTGGTGCACACTTTTTCATGACGGAGTATTTGAAACGTGAGGAACATTATATCAAAGAGTCCAGAAAGACACACGTTTTAGTAGCAGAGAGTTCCGATACGGACTTGCCAGGGGTAAGCCGGGAGGTGACATCGGAGGACCTCCACAGAATACACAAAGAGCACTGGCCAGGGGTGAATGGTTGTTATGACACCAAGGACAACTGGTACGACTGGACACAGTGCATATCCTTAGACCCACATGGGGATGAGAGCAAGCTGAACATCCTGCCATACGTCTGCCTAGACTGA
- the LOC118773096 gene encoding mediator of RNA polymerase II transcription subunit 26-like isoform X2, giving the protein MTAASATPQQMRDRLLQAIDGQSNIHNMVAVLEVISHLEKYPITKEALEETRLGKLINDVRKKTNDEDLAKRAKKLLRNWQKLIEPGQTEGLPKGGPGTPGSANGGAHPCRTDTSPPAVSPIGKPVSELKSKNDVYNSYSAKSEKSGSRKRKGGQRDGLHSKKSIHEPIHNSSPPSTNGVGDSPEPLPSPLDTNMHPPSGRGHAEHLDNDKHSKIPVNAVKPHPSSPGLVKLPSTSSLLKTAVLQQHAKMDEGAGGGVQSQPRSPRCSSFSPKSMKQETMAKRPATYAPKGTLSSPSQSSRFLDSSTPVPSPLPSPQPLIPSVQVSHGEGPQSLEPKSSLSWHGLPEENLHLQHSTGTPEPLQDSSRTPKPASHNVCTAPLGQGFSEAAKTESDSVNPCFEGKRRKRYRPRDYTVNLVGQPTEESTKPVRLKDRRLTFDPVTGQIKPLTHKESYQGEEPLGSPPPKSQRTDLLQQNPSAPLPSPFQQTNWKELYRNEIIQSYLNIQSNVLTSSGAQTPGAHFFMTEYLKREEHYIKESRKTHVLVAESSDTDLPGVSREVTSEDLHRIHKEHWPGVNGCYDTKDNWYDWTQCISLDPHGDESKLNILPYVCLD; this is encoded by the exons ATCCACAACATGGTGGCTGTACTGGAAGTGATTTCCCATCTGGAGAAATATCCTATCACCAAAGAAGCACttgag GAAACTAGGCTGGGGAAGTTGATTAATGATGTGAGGAAGAAGACGAATGATGAAGATCTTGCAAAGCGTGCCAAGAAGCTGCTGCGTAACTGGCAGAAACTGATTGAGCCCGGCCAGACCGAGGGGCTGCCGAAGGGCGGGCCTGGAACACCGGGCTCAGCCAATGGTGGTGCTCATCCCTGTCGGACAGACacttctcctccagctgtcaGTCCAATCGGAAAACCAGTCTCGGAGTTGAAAAGCAAGAACGACGTCTACAACTCCTACTCTGCCAAGTCTGAGAAGTCGGGCAGCCGAAAACGCAAGGGAGGTCAGAGAGACGGTCTGCACTCAAAAAAATCCATACATGAGCCTATACACAACTCCAGTCCTCCATCTACAAATGGTGTCGGGGACAGCCCTGAACCCCTTCCTAGCCCCCTGGATACAAACATGCACCCACCCTCAGGCAGGGGCCATGCAGAGCACCTAGACAATGACAAACACAGTAAAATCCCTGTCAATGCAGTCAAGCCTCACCCGAGCTCACCAGGACTTGTCAAACTACCTAGCACTTCCTCCTTGCTCAAAACTGCAGTGTTGCAGCAGCACGCTAAAATGGatgaaggagctggagggggagtGCAGTCCCAGCCCCGAAGCCCTCGCTGCTCGTCTTTTAGTCCAAAAAGTATGAAGCAAGAAACAATGGCCAAGCGGCCAGCCACTTATGCACCAAAAGGGACTCTGTCGAGCCCATCTCAGAGCTCCAGGTTTCTGGACAGCTCTACTCCAGTGCCCTCTCCCTTGCCTTCACCTCAGCCTTTAATACCCTCTGTCCAAGTGTCACACGGTGAGGGACCTCAGTCCCTGGAGCCCAAGTCTTCTCTGTCCTGGCATGGACTGCCAGAAGAGAACCTGCACCTTCAGCATAGCACCGGGACACCGGAGCCTCTACAGGACTCCTCACGTACCCCCAAACCTGCCTCACACAATGTGTGCACAGCGCCGCTTGGGCAGGGCTTCTCTGAGGCGGCCAAGACGGAGAGTGACAGTGTAAACCCCTGCTTcgaggggaagaggaggaagagataCAGGCCCAGAGACTACACGGTAAACCTGGTGGGACAGCCCACAGAGGAGAGCACAAAACCAGTACGGTTAAAAGACCGCCGACTGACATTCGACCCCGTGACAGGGCAGATAaaacccctcacacacaaagaatCTTACCAGGGGGAGGAGCCACTTGGGTCACCCCCACCTAAAAGCCAACGGACAGACCTGCTTCAGCAGAACCCCAGTGCACCACTCCCCAGCCCCTTCCAACAGACAAACTGGAAAGAGCTATATAGGAATGAAATCATCCAGTCATACCTTAATATTCAAAGCAATGTGCTCACATCGTCAGGGGCTCAGACACCTGGTGCACACTTTTTCATGACGGAGTATTTGAAACGTGAGGAACATTATATCAAAGAGTCCAGAAAGACACACGTTTTAGTAGCAGAGAGTTCCGATACGGACTTGCCAGGGGTAAGCCGGGAGGTGACATCGGAGGACCTCCACAGAATACACAAAGAGCACTGGCCAGGGGTGAATGGTTGTTATGACACCAAGGACAACTGGTACGACTGGACACAGTGCATATCCTTAGACCCACATGGGGATGAGAGCAAGCTGAACATCCTGCCATACGTCTGCCTAGACTGA